In Myotis daubentonii chromosome 6, mMyoDau2.1, whole genome shotgun sequence, a genomic segment contains:
- the CCN2 gene encoding CCN family member 2, with protein sequence MLGMSLFVWDSIQLIGEPGPPGAYKSRGRPPQPHTTTLPHREEAASATPTTGDRPPPARRQPPGRQLQKRQPGIQASTSGRALHQRPADRPPRPPRRTLRPSVRRAPTMSAAAGLGPIPFAFVLLIALCSRPASGQDCSGQCQCAAPAPRCPAGVSLVLDGCGCCRVCAKQLGELCTERDPCDPHKGLFCDFGSPANRKIGVCTAKDGAPCVFGGTVYRSGESFQSSCKYQCTCLDGAVGCVPLCSMDVRLPSPDCPFPRRVKLPGKCCEEWVCDEPKDHTMVGPALAAYRLEDTFGPDPTMIRANCLVQTTEWSACSKTCGMGISTRVTNDNAFCRLEKQSRLCMVRPCEVDLEENIKKGKKCIRTPKISKPVKFEFSGCTSVKSYRAKFCGVCTDGRCCTPHRTTTLPVEFKCPDGEVMKRSMMFIKTCACHYNCPGDNDIFESTYYRKMYGDMA encoded by the exons ATGCTAGGAATGTCCCTGTTTGTGTGGGACTCCATTCAGCTCATTGGCGAGCCTGGGCCGCCTGGAGCGTATAAAAGCCGGGGCCGCCCGCCCCAGCCTCACACAACAACTCTTCCCCACCgagaggaggcagccagtgcAACTCCAACCACAGGCGACCGACCGCCTCCAGCCCGACGCCAGCCGCCCGGCCGACAGCTCCAGAAACGACAGCCCGGCATCCAGGCCTCCACCTCCGGCCGAGCCCTCCACCAGCGCCCCGCCGACCGCCCGCCGCGCCCTCCCCGCCGCACACTCCGACCCTCCGTCCGCCGCGCTCCGACCATGTCCGCCGCCGCCGGCCTGGGTCCCATCCCTTTCGCCTTCGTGCTCCTGATCGCCCTCTGCAGCCGG CCCGCCTCCGGCCAGGACTGCAGCGGCCAGTGCCAGTGcgccgccccggccccgcgctGCCCCGCCGGCGTCAGCCTGGTGCTGGACGGCTGCGGCTGCTGCCGCGTGTGCGCCAAGCAGCTGGGCGAGCTGTGCACTGAGCGCGACCCCTGCGACCCGCACAAGGGCCTCTTCTGTGACTTCGGCTCCCCGGCCAACCGCAAGATCGGCGTGTGCACCG cCAAAGATGGTGCCCCCTGCGTCTTCGGAGGGACGGTGTACAGGAGTGGAGAGTCCTTCCAGAGCAGCTGCAAATACCAGTGCACTTGCCTAGATGGGGCCGTGGGCTGCGTGCCCCTGTGCAGCATGGACGTGCGTCTGCCCAGCCCTGACTGCCCCTTCCCGCGAAGGGTCAAGCTACCCGGGAAATGCTGTGAGGAGTGGGTGTGCGATGAGCCCAAGGACCACACCATGGTTGGCCCTGCCCTTGCCG CTTACCGACTGGAAGACACGTTTGGCCCAGACCCAACCATGATTCGAGCCAACTGCCTGGTCCAGACCACAGAGTGGAGTGCCTGTTCCAAGACCTGTGGGATGGGCATCTCCACCCGGGTTACCAACGACAACGCCTTCTGCCGGCTGGAGAAGCAGAGCCGCCTCTGCATGGTCAGGCCTTGCGAAGTGGACCTGGAGGAGAACATTAAG AAGGGCAAAAAGTGCATCCGTACCCCCAAAATCTCCAAGCCTGTCAAGTTTGAGTTTTCTGGCTGCACCAGTGTGAAGTCATACCGGGCTAAGTTCTGCGGAGTATGCACGGATGGCCGGTGCTGCACCCCTCACAGAACCACCACCCTTCCCGTGGAGTTCAAGTGTCCTGATGGTGAGGTCATGAAGCGGAGCATGATGTTCATCAAGACCTGTGCCTGCCATTACAACTGTCCCGGCGACAATGACATCTTTGAGTCAACCTACTACAGGAAGATGTATGGAGACATGGCATAA